The genomic interval ACAACCGAAAAAAGAATCGACCTTTAAGGAGAGACTTCCGATAAGAAACAGTGAAATACCACAAAGGAAGTTTAAAGGTAAAATGATAACGGAGGTGAATGCTAAAtgacaagaaaattaagaagTGGGGGTTTATAGCTACAGTGAAGGACTCTTAACCGCTGAATGCAGGGCAAAAGCTCAGAGCTGGACTTTAGGTCCCTCCCATTAAtccagaaacaaaaaaacaaggaTAGGGAAAAAGAACAATGTAACCATACATCAAATACGTGTATGAGAAGGACTTAGAATTGAATACCAGCTTCCTAATGATGCATGATGACATCATCAACTAAGAATTTGCCTTTGCCTTCAGAACCAAAACAGGCTAAAAGCCTAAAACTGAGACTCCGCAACAAAATCACTTGTTAGCAAGGAAGTCTTTACTAGATGGATCAACAAAGCTATTTATGAACAGACCATCGAACCTAGAGTACATTACAAATATAAAGTATATCTCAGCTTAATGAACCACAAGTATCATTAGATACACCTAGTTCATGGAAACTGAAGGGAGGACAATTGATGCTAACAGCTATTTAAGACAGACATTCAATGTTATTACACCTCTAAACTATAGACATGGGTTATGCCTGCAGGCCTGGCCTAAAGTCTCAGGTCGTAAATTTTAACCAAATCAGCATAAGAGTGACAAACTGcacaaaatataattttaaaagCATCAAGGGACCTGCCATAAAACCTGATCGCCGTCTCTGATGCCATAGTCTCTGATATGGTCAGTTTCAAGTAGTAGCTTCTGACCAGCAAATCCCAGGCAGAAATGCCCCCACACGTGCGGCCTCCATGAACCATATTTGAACAAGGATATAGTTAAGTGTTAGAAACACATGCAAAAGAGTCTGGTACCGCAATGTGACTTCTCACCTCAAAAATTATAACCAAAGCAATTTTTCATGGTAAGCAAACCACTTCATGTACATTATTAGTACATTTCATAGAACATATACCTCAACATTTGAGTGCTAAAATATTCCACAGTTatataaactttattttattttctattataCTCCAAACATACAAATGATGATGTGAACATACCATGATATCTTTCCAGGTCCCTTCTGTGGCATGTGGCTGAAAACCGACTCCACCGCCTGCTTTAGTTCTGCAACAGTGGCTGTCTTCGGAACCTCAATATCTGTACAAATTGAGACAAAGGAAATGAGATTAAGATTCATATATTTGACAGCCTACATTCtcgttttcaatttttttcccCTCAGCAATGAGAACATGAATTTCGAGACAAAAGTACAAATCAAAAGAGAAGCCTACACaatcaaaatcggaaacaattCTTATGGCGGCAGGGTGAAAGTTTCTAAAACCAAAATTTTCACATTGAAACCAAAATTTTCACAACAAAAATGAGTCAAAATCTAGTCAATTTTCTTGGCGACCACATGAATTCATAATCACagtaattttttatataaaattaacTGCATCACTTTTCTAAAATTGAACGAAATTTTACCTCAGACAAAAAAGAATCAAATATCACAATTCAACAATGCATAACAAAATTTTGAGAGAGATGGAGAGATTACCGAAGCTAGAGCCGTCCAATTTGAGAACGGAGAGCTTGAGCGGCTCCTGAGGGAGCGCCGAGTAGGAGAAGCTCTTCCTCGAGAGGCCGTCGATGATCAGCAGCGGCGAGAACGGCAAGGACCGGGAGCGCCGCGGCCGCTCCGTCGTGGATAACCTAGGGGTAAAATCGTCATCCTGGATGTTCAACGCGCTATAAGACATAGTAGCTGAGACTCAGACTCTCAACCCATACGGGCCACCAGCTTATAACAGATGTTCAAAAGATTAGAAACCACcggaaaaagagagagagattctCATTGGAGGAGAACACGCTTCGCAATTGTGAAATTGacaatttaaaaagaaaaaaagaagaagtgaaGGAGCGTCTGGGTTAGGGCTTGGCTTTTGGTACTTCGGAGCTTGCGGCGGAGGTAATTCCCGGAGAGAAAAGAATTGGGGGAAGCAAGaaaggaggaagagatggaagaaaAAAGAGGAGGGAGAGTTCCTCTCtcgttcttttcttcttttccctCTTCTTTTGTTATTTGGGGACGACAGTTGATGCATAATTTAGCTATATCAAGTCTCGGGGCCACGGTCCTCTCTATTATAGTAAAAGGACAgtgtaacaaacaaaaaattacaCTCCAATAAATAGAAACTTACTATAACCGAGTGCAAGAAATGAAGGACCTGTCTACCGTTCGTAATATTATACTAGCTGGCTTCTAATTTTACCAGGAATAGAGGATTCGAACTTAAATCTCATCAAACATTGTTGATGAGAAATATTATTTGGTTGCTAACTAGCTTTGTAAATCGTCAATTACTCTTTCATTTCTGTAAGGGTAGTTTCCCGGCGACTGCGAATGCCGGTGTACTATGCCTCCCCAGGAAACACAGTTATTGCAAATTTGCAATATATGAAGCGATAAAtctgtagttgatacgcttttACCCGAACTTGGTTATCTTCAAAATTTTAGCATATAATTTATCTTTCTCAGAGAATAATCATATACAATATCAAGCCTAAACAAATTACTCTAGCCGGCAACACTAACTTGCCATCATTGTTTCTAATCTAGTGCTTATCCTGTAGAAGAATTGATAACCCCCTTTAGAAGCAAGGCTTGGTTTCCAGTCGATAGTTGTGTATCCACTGAGGAGAAATCTCCTATCTTTAAGAGTCACTCTCCCTTCAAGAATCAATAAATCGCTTCTAATCATTTTCAACGGAGAAAACTAGCCATCCATTGATTATGTTACTTCCCTATGAGCTTATTGTAGGCATACAATCCAGAACCAAGAAATCCGAGACCTTGTCCAATAACATTCAACTGCATATGCAAAGGAAAAAATCAGGATCCATTcataaaaaggaaatacatgCTTTTCTTTTAAGAATATTGTTTCACTGTCAGGATGAGAACAGGGTTGCACTTACAAGATCAAATGGAAGGCCACCAAATACCACCCAGCCAAGTCCAATGGTAAAGAAATCCTATTCCAGTAAAACAAGAAATATATAAGAGCCCAAATACAGAACTAATtgattaaaaattaattagcAAAACACGGTACACACGCTGCAAAATTGTATAGTAACATCTGAGAGCTGCAGAAATTTAGTGGATGCAAACCTTCAAGTTACCACAAATAGTTTGCGTTAGAGCTGAATTTAGAGTCGTATTAAGAAATATACAATAATTCAGGAAGAATGCCAGTACACAGGAACAGAGCAAGACAACCTGccaaataaaaacaataaatctCAATCAAAACCCTCTTTGAGTTGTACTTAAGCAGTACAAGATGCAATAGGCATGGTATCTTTTTTTCTATTCTGAGACATCATTTGAATCCATGTGATGCGGCTGATACCAACAATCTCACACTCACTATACATATGATACTCATAAACTGTTTCAATACTTCTACATATGATCACAATTTATACAGCCGGTTGAATGACAAGTGAAGCTGCTGTCTAATTCCCCTCCCTCTACAACATTCCAACCATAGAATCCAGCTACATAGACAGTTAGAAgggagaagagaaagaagaaagaggaACTGCTACATAAAACATTTTCTTCAACTCCAAGTTCAATTAAACAATATGGCATCAACAATACCATTCaagtatataattaattttttttttgtatataattattagTAGAGAAGACTTTGGTTGGTGAACAAGGTACCATGAAACCAGGTGACAGCAGATCAGGAAAATCAACAGTCATCTTCAGGTCACCATGAAAATAAGTCAATACAAGCAAAGCTGGTCCACATAAAATTCCTATCAAAGACAAAAAGTAATACATTATGTCAGAAATGGAGTTTAATAAACTAAGTTTCTAATTATGCACTAAGACTGAATTTAAGTTTCTAATTAGTGAGTGGTTGGATCCTTTTAtcttaccattacaccacataaggCCAAAACTATTAAGGCCACTGGATTTCCCTGGCAAATAGATATATCAGTCAATATCTCAAAATCTGTTGAGCTAAAATAGAGGAAACGCAGTAAAATATCTCCATAAGGTCCAAATGTATTACCAATACGGGCTATAGTTGCAAGATATATTGCTGTTGCGATGTTGGATAAGAAGACAACAACATAGCCATAGGCATCAAATGACAAATCCCGAGCTCCAGCAATGAATGCACCAAGAACAATCAGTCCAACACTGATaagaacttaaaaaaaatcagttaAATGAGGAAATCAGGTAGATGGCCAATAAAGTAACATCTATCTAACTACACATTACAAATTTACCACTCAATTTCTGCCTATCATGAAAACTAATCTACCGCAGCCAGAATGTAGAGTTGCAAAAAGAAGATGAATAAGGAAAGATCTGAAATCAACTCGGACAGTTGGACACAATGCTGGACACAGAAGATATCTGTACAATTTCCAAGCTTCCGACTCGTGCATTGATCTAGGAATCCCAACTAGAGCCTTAAGGGGTCATGTTATCTATTAGTATACTGCAGTGTCAATCCTTCACTTTTCTTTTCACTCATTTATTGTATGACAAAGTATGAAAGTACTAAATCTTCCTAATGGATCGATTAAATTtacaaggaaaaagaagaaataagtAGTGCTGAGGTATTTTGATCTACTAAGAATCTTAAATAAGACCATATTTCTTATGTGACCAACTATGCACTGCTGAAGCATCATTATCTCTTCCACTCTCACCTTAAAACTCTATTATACCGGCATTCAGAAACATTATTTGAGAGCCTTAGGGAAGAATTATATATGCAGTTGCGTCAAAGACCTAATTTAAGAGCCTTACAAATATCATATATGACACAAACTTCATCACAAAAAGGCCCAATACCTTCCAACAATAGGAGATGTATATCTCTGTCCAGCCAGAAAATACTCCATCACCATTGTGAAAACCACTGTAGTCCTTCTGAGGGTGGTGTACATTGGAACATTCACTCCACGGACAGACTCCATGGAGGTTAGCTTTCAAggagaaataaataaataggcAGACATTAGTAACAAAAGATAACTAAGATAACTAGTTATTAAGAATAAAATGCACATGTACAACATTAGATTATCAACCCATACCATGTATAGCAAATAGGCTCCGGCAAGAGGAAATGTTTTCTTCAAAGTCGCCAATGGTACAAGTGTTATGGTGTTGCTATCAGAAAAGGCCGGAGATTCCCGAACTGTGAAAGTAATCATCTTCCAGCGTCTCAGCATATATAGCAAGAAACATGAACATAGCATCTGCAATTGTAACCTCTGCATCAGCTATTGATACACAAGCCATACCAGAATCGCATACATAAACATTGTAACAAAACccccaaattttttttctttcagtgaGTATATGACTTATAACCATATACATAAAACACATGTAATGAGAATCTTTCAAGCTTTTTGTGCCTGTCTGAGGCTGGTGGAATAGTTCTGCTTGTACTTCACATAAGTAAAAGCACAAATGTCCCCTAAAGAATCACTTAATTTCCAAGTAGGCTGGCTCAACATACTTCACATCAAAACAGCAAAAGAAAGCAGGCAGTCACGTCAATACTGACCAAGTGATCACATCGATTCTTTGATAAGATCATACCTGAAAGAGTGTAATGACATTTGCACAAGGGAATCGATACGAAGAGAGAGCTGCCTTGTTGAACATCACCAACAGCAC from Argentina anserina chromosome 2, drPotAnse1.1, whole genome shotgun sequence carries:
- the LOC126784827 gene encoding UDP-N-acetylglucosamine transporter UGNT1; this encodes MPARASSSGKNLMLPVSDPPRDQELDRLIGDDGDDVVEEKLFKGSAMSRRGAFAAVSYMACAVLLVMFNKAALSSYRFPCANVITLFQMLCSCFLLYMLRRWKMITFTVRESPAFSDSNTITLVPLATLKKTFPLAGAYLLYMLTSMESVRGVNVPMYTTLRRTTVVFTMVMEYFLAGQRYTSPIVGSVGLIVLGAFIAGARDLSFDAYGYVVVFLSNIATAIYLATIARIGKSSGLNSFGLMWCNGILCGPALLVLTYFHGDLKMTVDFPDLLSPGFMVVLLCSCVLAFFLNYCIFLNTTLNSALTQTICGNLKDFFTIGLGWVVFGGLPFDLLNVIGQGLGFLGSGLYAYNKLIGK